Proteins found in one Nocardia brasiliensis ATCC 700358 genomic segment:
- a CDS encoding hydroxymethylglutaryl-CoA reductase, whose translation MTEDTFSAATVPMQWVGPLKISGNVAEGLVEVPLATYESPLWPSVGRGAKISTLCERGIVATLVDERMTRSVLLEADDAGTALAAARQLTAELPQLRRIVGECSRFADLIDLHHQIVGNLLFLRFEFTTGDASGHNMVTLAADTLLGHIVNTVPGVRYGSVSGNFCTDKKASAVNGILGRGKNVVAEILIPREIVAQRLHTTAAQVADLNVRKNLIGTTIAGGIRTANAHYANMLLGVYLATGQDAANIVEGSQGITHVEDRDGDLYFSCALPNLIVGTVGNGKGLDFVEANLARMGCRESREVGGNARRLAVLTAAAVLCGELSLLAAQTNPGELMRTHIRFERSASGEGTGQ comes from the coding sequence ATGACTGAGGACACTTTTTCGGCAGCTACGGTGCCGATGCAATGGGTAGGGCCGCTCAAGATCTCCGGCAACGTCGCCGAGGGTCTGGTCGAGGTGCCGCTGGCCACCTACGAATCGCCCCTGTGGCCTTCGGTGGGACGCGGCGCCAAGATCTCCACCCTGTGCGAGCGTGGCATCGTGGCCACGCTGGTGGACGAGCGGATGACCAGGTCGGTGTTGCTGGAGGCCGATGACGCGGGCACCGCACTGGCCGCGGCCCGCCAGCTCACCGCCGAACTGCCGCAGCTGCGCCGGATCGTCGGCGAATGCAGCCGCTTCGCCGACCTGATCGACCTGCACCACCAGATCGTCGGCAACCTGCTGTTCCTGCGGTTCGAGTTCACCACCGGCGACGCGTCCGGGCACAACATGGTGACCCTGGCCGCCGACACCCTGCTCGGGCACATCGTGAACACCGTGCCCGGCGTGCGCTACGGGTCGGTGTCGGGGAACTTCTGCACCGACAAGAAGGCCTCCGCGGTCAACGGGATCCTCGGCCGCGGCAAGAACGTCGTCGCCGAGATCCTGATCCCGCGCGAGATCGTGGCGCAACGGCTGCACACGACCGCCGCGCAGGTGGCCGATCTCAACGTGCGCAAGAACCTGATCGGCACCACGATCGCGGGCGGAATCCGCACGGCGAACGCGCATTACGCGAACATGCTGCTCGGCGTGTACCTGGCCACCGGGCAGGACGCGGCGAACATCGTCGAGGGCTCGCAGGGGATCACCCACGTCGAGGATCGCGACGGGGACCTCTATTTCTCCTGCGCGCTCCCGAATCTCATCGTCGGCACCGTCGGCAACGGCAAGGGGCTGGACTTCGTCGAGGCGAACCTGGCCCGCATGGGGTGCCGCGAGAGCCGGGAAGTCGGCGGTAACGCGCGGCGGCTCGCCGTGCTCACCGCTGCCGCCGTGCTCTGCGGAGAGCTGTCTCTGCTCGCGGCGCAGACAAATCCGGGCGAGTTGATGCGGACGCACATCCGCTTCGAGCGCTCGGCATCAGGAGAAGGAACAGGCCAATGA
- the mvk gene encoding mevalonate kinase produces MWPPRSVLAARGHAVPERTDGEVGTGRASAKLILFGEHVVLYGKPAISLPVPSLPVTARARRRPGPVVIESSTLDSGRRELSAASQLDASAVPRLAVSAVCEYLDRPDDGLFVTVDSGIPAGRGFGSSAASSAAIIEAVARLWGRELDGDTMFALIQQSESFAHGKASGVDARTVISRGGPMWFQEGAVAPLPVAAGAAQPVLVVADTGVNGSTRQAVSTVHRNLVTLGATGTDLLERAGAMTTAAATDLAAGRFADVGAKMTATHFILDRLGVSCPEIETLVGAALEAGALGAKLSGGGLGGCVIALAADAAAAAHLHSVLLAAGADRCHTVALDASEVRS; encoded by the coding sequence ATGTGGCCCCCTCGTAGTGTGCTGGCGGCGCGCGGGCACGCGGTGCCCGAGCGCACCGACGGCGAGGTCGGCACCGGGCGCGCGAGCGCCAAGCTGATCTTGTTCGGTGAGCACGTCGTGCTGTACGGCAAGCCCGCGATCTCGCTGCCGGTGCCGTCGCTGCCGGTCACCGCCCGAGCCCGCCGCAGGCCCGGCCCGGTCGTGATCGAATCCTCGACGCTCGACTCCGGCCGGCGCGAACTTTCCGCGGCCTCCCAGCTGGACGCCTCGGCGGTGCCGCGGCTGGCCGTCTCGGCGGTCTGCGAGTACCTCGATCGCCCGGACGACGGGCTGTTCGTCACGGTCGACAGCGGTATCCCGGCGGGACGCGGTTTCGGCTCCAGCGCCGCGAGTTCGGCCGCCATCATCGAGGCGGTGGCCCGGCTGTGGGGCCGGGAACTGGACGGCGACACCATGTTCGCCCTGATCCAGCAGTCGGAATCGTTCGCGCACGGCAAGGCCAGCGGCGTGGACGCGCGCACCGTGATCAGCCGGGGCGGGCCGATGTGGTTCCAGGAGGGCGCGGTCGCCCCGCTCCCGGTGGCCGCGGGCGCGGCGCAGCCGGTCCTGGTCGTCGCCGATACCGGCGTGAACGGCAGTACCCGGCAGGCGGTTTCGACCGTGCATCGTAATCTCGTCACGCTCGGTGCGACCGGCACCGACCTGCTCGAGCGGGCGGGGGCGATGACGACCGCCGCCGCAACGGATCTGGCCGCGGGCCGGTTCGCCGACGTGGGCGCGAAGATGACCGCGACGCACTTCATCCTCGACCGGCTCGGCGTGAGCTGCCCCGAGATCGAGACGCTGGTCGGCGCCGCGCTGGAGGCGGGTGCGTTGGGCGCCAAGCTCTCCGGCGGCGGACTGGGCGGCTGTGTCATCGCGCTGGCCGCCGACGCGGCCGCCGCGGCGCACTTGCACTCCGTCCTGCTGGCCGCGGGCGCGGATCGTTGCCACACCGTGGCATTGGACGCGAGCGAGGTGCGGTCGTGA
- the fni gene encoding type 2 isopentenyl-diphosphate Delta-isomerase — MSQIYGSRKDDHVRLAVEQHHLRSAGLELNQFDEVRFVHHALAGSAESAVSLGTEVAGIAWDVPLYINAMTGGSAGTGEINRGLAIAARQTGVPIASGSMSAYLAEPAVAPTYRVLREENPDGFVIANVNANATPEMAQRAVDLIAANALQIHINTIQEIVMPEGDRDFSAWPEHIARIVDALDVPVIVKEVGFGMSAAAVARAADLGVSIVDVSGRGGTNFATIENARRPHEDFAYLGDWGQSAPACLIDAADVARQRELSLLASGGVRHPLDVVRALALGARAVGVSGYFLSVLQSAGVDALVSTIGDWITQIRQLMVVLGARTVPDLAQTDLLLSGNLAEFSRLRGIDPGGYARRAR; from the coding sequence GTGTCGCAGATCTACGGCAGCCGTAAAGACGACCATGTCCGCCTCGCGGTGGAGCAGCATCACCTGCGCAGCGCGGGGCTCGAGCTGAACCAGTTCGACGAGGTGCGTTTCGTGCACCACGCACTGGCGGGCAGCGCCGAGTCGGCGGTGTCGCTCGGCACCGAGGTCGCCGGAATCGCCTGGGACGTACCGCTGTACATCAACGCGATGACCGGCGGCAGCGCCGGCACGGGGGAGATCAACCGCGGCCTCGCCATCGCGGCCAGGCAGACGGGGGTGCCGATCGCCTCCGGGTCGATGAGCGCCTATCTCGCCGAACCCGCGGTGGCGCCGACTTATCGGGTGCTGCGCGAGGAGAACCCGGACGGATTCGTCATCGCCAACGTCAACGCCAACGCGACTCCCGAAATGGCCCAGCGCGCAGTCGATCTCATCGCGGCTAACGCGCTGCAGATCCACATCAACACGATCCAGGAGATCGTGATGCCGGAGGGCGATCGGGACTTCTCCGCGTGGCCCGAGCACATCGCGCGGATCGTGGACGCACTGGACGTGCCGGTGATCGTCAAGGAGGTCGGGTTCGGGATGAGCGCGGCCGCGGTGGCGCGCGCGGCCGATCTCGGCGTCTCGATCGTGGATGTCTCCGGGCGCGGCGGCACGAATTTCGCCACCATCGAGAACGCCCGGCGCCCGCACGAGGACTTCGCGTACCTGGGGGACTGGGGACAGTCCGCGCCCGCCTGCCTGATCGACGCCGCCGATGTGGCGCGGCAGCGGGAGCTGAGCCTGCTGGCCTCCGGCGGCGTGCGGCACCCGCTCGACGTGGTGCGGGCGCTCGCGCTCGGCGCGCGGGCGGTCGGGGTGTCCGGCTACTTCCTGTCGGTCCTGCAGAGCGCCGGTGTCGACGCGCTGGTCTCGACCATCGGCGACTGGATCACCCAGATCCGGCAGCTGATGGTGGTGCTCGGTGCGCGGACGGTGCCGGACCTGGCACAGACGGATCTGCTGCTGAGCGGCAACCTGGCCGAGTTCAGCCGGCTGCGCGGCATCGATCCGGGCGGCTACGCCCGGCGTGCGCGCTGA
- a CDS encoding phosphomevalonate kinase: MITVDVPGKLYIAGEYAVLEPGGAAVLVAVDRYLTVAVGPAPAAAPSRRTVITERTGPGPVELLPRTATTGATVADSADAAALRHVLTAVDLVERLAAERGDELLGFHLEIRSALDDPATGRKFGLGSSGAVTVGVVRALAQAYRFDLDDDALLRLALLTAFAVDPRCSGGDVAASLLGGWVAYRAPDRARVAAQFAQPDTKLTDLLWQPWPELSARRMPAPRALCLEVGWSGQPAVSSGLVELLRNGIAGDSAAYGRFVVASNSCVATLVAALESGDDASVGTAMATAGALLRAVSALAGVSIETPALATLRTTAEALGAVAKSSGAGGGDCGIALLAPAGVPQLRQQWRAAGITPLELLVHQTFSAKGNSSDNSVADLRQP; encoded by the coding sequence ATGATCACCGTTGACGTTCCGGGCAAGCTGTACATCGCCGGTGAGTACGCGGTACTGGAACCGGGTGGCGCGGCCGTGCTCGTCGCGGTGGACCGCTACCTGACCGTCGCGGTCGGTCCGGCCCCCGCGGCGGCGCCGTCGCGCCGGACGGTCATCACCGAGCGCACCGGGCCCGGCCCGGTCGAATTGCTCCCCCGTACCGCGACAACCGGTGCCACGGTGGCCGATTCGGCCGACGCCGCGGCGTTGCGGCACGTGCTCACCGCCGTGGACCTCGTCGAGCGGCTCGCGGCCGAGCGCGGCGACGAACTGCTCGGCTTCCACCTCGAGATCCGCTCGGCGCTGGACGACCCGGCGACCGGCCGCAAATTCGGGCTCGGCTCCTCGGGCGCGGTGACCGTCGGCGTGGTGCGTGCCCTCGCGCAGGCCTACCGGTTCGACCTGGACGACGACGCGCTGCTGCGGCTGGCCCTGCTGACCGCTTTCGCGGTGGATCCGCGGTGCTCGGGTGGCGACGTCGCGGCGTCGCTGCTCGGCGGCTGGGTCGCCTATCGGGCCCCGGATCGGGCCCGGGTGGCCGCGCAATTCGCCCAGCCCGACACCAAACTCACCGACCTGCTCTGGCAGCCGTGGCCGGAGCTGTCCGCGCGCCGGATGCCCGCACCCCGCGCGCTGTGTCTCGAAGTGGGCTGGTCGGGGCAGCCCGCGGTCTCCAGTGGGCTCGTCGAGCTGCTACGCAACGGCATCGCGGGCGACTCCGCGGCGTACGGCCGTTTCGTCGTCGCCAGCAATTCCTGTGTCGCAACGCTTGTCGCGGCGCTGGAGTCCGGTGACGACGCCTCGGTGGGCACGGCCATGGCGACCGCCGGTGCGCTGCTGCGCGCGGTGAGCGCGCTGGCCGGCGTGTCGATCGAGACCCCGGCGCTGGCCACGCTGCGCACCACGGCCGAGGCGCTCGGCGCGGTCGCGAAGAGTTCCGGCGCGGGCGGCGGCGACTGCGGTATCGCGCTGCTCGCCCCGGCCGGCGTGCCGCAGCTGCGGCAGCAGTGGCGGGCGGCCGGTATCACGCCGCTCGAACTGCTTGTGCATCAAACGTTTTCAGCGAAAGGCAACTCCAGTGACAACAGTGTCGCAGATCTACGGCAGCCGTAA
- a CDS encoding hydroxymethylglutaryl-CoA synthase has translation MTVPIGIHDIALATGHYAMDLAELARHNGVDVNKYYIGLGQTSQTVPATDEDIVTMAAAAAKQIVAKHGVEGIRTILFATETGIDQSKAAAVYVQDLIGLPAATRAVELKQACYGGTSALQLAAGIVARDPEQRVLVIASDIAKYDVDSGGEGTQGAAAVAMLVSAHPDLAILDETVGLYTANVQDFWRPNYRSTPLVDGKLSVGAYLEAVEQAWKDYEARGGRGVTEFAGFCYHQPFTKMAYKAHTRLLELKGIEASTARLYADLAPTTIYNRAIGNSYTASLFVGLVSLLDHSEDLDGKSVALFSYGSGCVAELFSVTMVPGYRKHLRTAENRAAIARREPISYEKYRALRNVALPEDGTELVLDETSSNPFRLTAIAGHSRIYGAARAQ, from the coding sequence ATGACCGTGCCTATCGGAATCCACGACATCGCCCTGGCGACCGGCCACTACGCGATGGATCTGGCCGAGCTGGCCAGGCACAACGGCGTAGATGTCAACAAGTACTACATCGGCCTCGGGCAGACCTCGCAGACCGTGCCCGCCACCGACGAGGACATCGTCACCATGGCCGCGGCCGCGGCCAAGCAGATCGTCGCCAAACACGGTGTCGAGGGCATCCGGACGATCCTGTTCGCCACCGAGACCGGGATCGACCAGTCCAAGGCCGCGGCGGTCTACGTGCAGGACCTGATCGGACTGCCCGCTGCGACGCGCGCCGTCGAGCTCAAGCAGGCTTGCTACGGCGGCACGTCCGCGCTGCAGCTCGCGGCGGGCATCGTCGCCCGCGATCCGGAGCAGCGCGTGCTCGTGATCGCCAGCGATATCGCCAAGTACGACGTCGATTCCGGCGGCGAGGGCACCCAGGGCGCGGCCGCGGTCGCGATGCTGGTCTCGGCGCACCCGGACCTCGCGATCCTCGACGAGACCGTCGGGCTCTACACCGCGAACGTCCAGGACTTCTGGCGTCCCAACTATCGGTCCACCCCGCTCGTCGACGGCAAGCTGTCGGTCGGCGCGTACCTGGAGGCCGTGGAGCAGGCGTGGAAGGACTACGAGGCCAGGGGCGGGCGCGGGGTCACCGAGTTCGCCGGCTTCTGCTATCACCAGCCGTTCACCAAGATGGCCTACAAGGCGCACACCCGGCTGCTCGAGCTCAAGGGCATCGAGGCCAGCACGGCGCGCCTGTACGCGGACCTGGCGCCGACCACGATCTACAACCGGGCGATCGGCAACAGCTACACCGCGTCGCTGTTCGTCGGGTTGGTCTCGCTGCTCGACCACTCCGAGGATCTCGACGGCAAGTCGGTGGCGCTGTTCAGCTATGGGTCGGGCTGTGTCGCCGAGTTGTTCTCGGTCACAATGGTTCCCGGGTACCGCAAACATCTGCGGACCGCGGAGAACCGGGCGGCGATCGCACGTCGTGAGCCGATCTCGTACGAAAAGTATCGTGCCCTGCGCAATGTCGCGCTGCCGGAGGACGGTACGGAGCTGGTGCTCGACGAGACGAGCAGCAACCCGTTCCGGCTGACGGCGATCGCGGGACATTCGAGAATCTACGGGGCGGCCCGCGCGCAGTGA
- the mvaD gene encoding diphosphomevalonate decarboxylase, with protein MSTPETVAARVAAEGVTATAYPNIALIKYWGKRDEALHLPVTSSLSLTLGVFATVTTVTLAEDLPADSVTVADGPAAQAFAAKVVGFLDLVRDSAGDHRRARVHTVNMGPTGAGLASSASGFAALAVAAAGAYGLDLDQRALSRLARRGSGSASRSIYGGFAQWHRGEGVGAEGDSSSYAEPVAAPLLDPALVVALVDAGEKSITSRAAMRRTVDTSPFYQPWVRSSEQDLRDMHTAIAAGDLAAVGEIAERNALGMHATMLGARPAVRYFAPGSMRVLDRVLALRAEGVVAYATMDAGPNVKVLCDRRDSAAVAAALGETDPAMRIIVATPGPGAAIGAPAESSAHDHR; from the coding sequence GTGAGCACGCCGGAGACGGTGGCCGCGCGGGTGGCTGCCGAAGGCGTCACCGCGACGGCCTATCCGAATATCGCGTTGATCAAGTACTGGGGCAAACGCGATGAGGCGCTTCATCTTCCGGTCACCAGCAGCCTGTCGCTGACCCTCGGCGTCTTCGCGACGGTCACCACGGTGACCCTCGCCGAGGACCTCCCGGCCGACAGCGTCACCGTTGCCGACGGCCCCGCGGCGCAGGCCTTCGCCGCCAAGGTCGTCGGATTCCTCGATCTGGTACGGGATTCGGCGGGCGATCACCGCCGCGCCCGAGTGCACACCGTGAACATGGGGCCGACCGGGGCGGGCCTTGCCTCCTCGGCCTCCGGGTTCGCGGCGCTCGCGGTGGCGGCGGCCGGCGCCTACGGTCTCGACCTCGATCAGCGCGCGCTGTCCCGGCTGGCCCGGCGCGGCTCCGGCAGCGCCTCGCGTTCCATCTACGGCGGCTTCGCCCAGTGGCATCGCGGCGAAGGCGTTGGTGCGGAGGGGGATTCGAGCAGTTACGCGGAGCCGGTCGCGGCGCCGCTGCTGGATCCCGCGCTGGTCGTCGCGCTGGTCGACGCCGGCGAGAAGTCCATCACCAGCCGGGCGGCGATGCGGCGCACCGTCGACACGTCGCCGTTCTATCAACCGTGGGTGCGCTCCAGCGAACAGGACCTGCGCGATATGCACACCGCCATCGCGGCGGGGGATCTGGCGGCGGTCGGCGAGATCGCCGAACGCAATGCCCTCGGCATGCACGCCACGATGCTCGGCGCCCGCCCGGCCGTACGCTACTTCGCCCCCGGGTCGATGCGGGTGCTGGACCGGGTGCTCGCGTTGCGCGCGGAAGGCGTCGTGGCGTACGCCACGATGGACGCCGGCCCCAACGTCAAGGTGCTGTGCGATCGACGGGACAGCGCCGCGGTGGCCGCGGCGCTGGGCGAGACCGACCCGGCGATGCGGATCATCGTGGCGACCCCGGGACCGGGCGCGGCGATCGGCGCTCCGGCCGAATCGAGTGCCCATGATCACCGTTGA